One genomic segment of Syngnathus typhle isolate RoL2023-S1 ecotype Sweden linkage group LG8, RoL_Styp_1.0, whole genome shotgun sequence includes these proteins:
- the lzts2a gene encoding leucine zipper putative tumor suppressor 2a: MALVQALPATDHPDPGVDIQQRQPLASSPSPPASRSSATAMGSVSSLISGRAYQERHCRAASEFAAKQRRSTPATSCFRLQDNTLRSASSLEQLLVICNQEQHHQVLPPPLPTKKQPRPGNSATAVAPVGGDNNNPGYVSGEVVVGDWNDNVVVAAVSPCSDSEEQRENRTLNGNIGGPPPKLIPVSGQLEKNMEKVLIRPTAFKPVVPKNRHSVHYLSPRPGGCSLSESQGSLNLLLPLAGANPAGGGGGSTSEEKRDSFGGSGNARGSQSCSMSDSGRNSLSSLPTHSSAGYSLAPSESSSSGSAHPESGQVLVRNTSGGMGTHGHSDSGRSSSSKSSGSGSLSGRGQPLSDSGSCGHSSPPVEGYEVVVRDLEEKLRERDMELQHLRENLDENEAAICQVYEEKQRRCESEMEELRQNCATKMKQASQKAQRTQQVLQLQIFQLQQEKKKLQEDFSSLLQDRESLERRCATIQREQTQLGPRLEETKWEVCQKSGEISLLKQQLKEIQSELSQKAGDIVALRAQLREARSEQQAGQARCQEAQAAVRTRSLELEVCQNELQRRKSEAELLREKLARLEDETLRLHDSLTASGGKAQCVVGLPLHQGRGLSRRAGPSPCMYRDVDDWRGESDEAKALRQNAETLLGLRQQVDRLKAELMYERRTSEEQLSRFEDERRVWQEEKEKVIRYQKQLQQNYIQMYRRNRELERVMRELSLELENRDMDDYEVHSGSNDIHFEEITATEI, encoded by the exons ATGGCTCTGGTTCAGGCTCTCCCTGCAACTGACCACCCCGATCCCGGTGTCGACATCCAGCAGCGCCAGCCCCTAGcctcctctccctcccccccAGCCTCCCGCAGCTCGGCCACCGCTATGGGTTCCGTAAGCAGTCTCATATCGGGACGCGCCTACCAGGAGAGGCACTGCCGAGCGGCTAGCGAATTCGCCGCCAAGCAGCGCCGCTCGACGCCGGCGACCAGCTGTTTCCGCCTCCAGGATAATACCCTCCGCAGCGCCAGCTCCTTGGAGCAGCTGCTGGTCATCTGCAACCAAGAGCAACATCACCAGGTTCTACCGCCACCGCTGCCCACCAAGAAGCAGCCTCGACCCGGCAACTCCGCAACCGCCGTGGCTCCCGTCGGCGGGGATAACAATAACCCGGGCTACGTGAGCGGCGAGGTGGTCGTCGGAGACTGGAACGACAACGTGGTCGTGGCAGCCGTAAGTCCCTGCAGCGACTCGGAGGAGCAACGGGAGAACAGGACTCTGAATGGCAACATAGGAGGACCTCCCCCAAAGCTCATCCCAGTTTCCGGACAGCTTGAGAAA AACATGGAGAAAGTGCTGATCCGTCCAACAGCGTTCAAGCCTGTTGTCCCCAAGAATCGCCACTCGGTGCATTACCTGTCCCCGCGACCCGGCGGGTGCAGTCTGTCAGAGAGCCAGGGCAGCCTCAACCTCCTCCTTCCCCTCGCCGGAGCCAAtccggccggcggcggcggcggctccacTTCGGAGGAGAAGCGAGACTCTTTCGGTGGGAGTGGCAACGCTCGCGGAAGCCAATCTTGCTCCATGTCAGACTCCGGCAGGAACTCCCTCTCCAGCCTGCCCACTCACAGCAGCGCAGGCTATAGTTTGGCCCCCAGTGAGAGCTCCAGCTCCGGGTCAGCCCACCCGGAGTCCGGCCAGGTTCTGGTTAGAAACACATCAGGCGGGATGGGGACTCACGGTCACTCGGATAGCGGCCGTTCGTCGTCCAGCAAGAGCAGCGGCTCGGGCTCGCTTAGCGGGCGCGGGCAGCCCCTGTCGGACAGCGGCTCGTGCGGCCACTCGTCGCCGCCTGTAGAAGGCTACGAGGTGGTGGTGAGGgacctggaggagaagctgagggAGCGCGACATGGAGCTCCAGCATCTGCGGGAAAATCTGGACGAGAATGAAGCAGCCATTTGCCAG GTGTACGAGGAGAAGCAGCGTCGCTGTGAAAGTGAGATGGAGGAGCTGAGACAGAACTGTGCCACCAAGATGAAGCAGGCCTCTCAAAAGGCCCAGAGGACACAGCAGGTCTTACAGTTGCAG ATCTTTCAGCTACAGCAAGAGAAAAAGAAACTGCAGGAGGACTTCTCGTCTCTGCTGCAGGACAGGGAATCTCTGGAGAGGAGGTGCGCCACCATCCAGCGTGAGCAGACGCAGCTCGGCCCACGGCTGGAGGAGACCAAGTGGGAG GTGTGCCAGAAGTCAGGCGAGATCTCCCTGCTCAAGCAGCAGCTGAAGGAGATCCAGTCGGAGCTCAGCCAGAAGGCCGGCGACATCGTGGCGCTGAGGGCCCAGCTGAGAGAAGCACGATCCGAGCAGCAGGCCGGCCAGGCTCGCTGTCAGGAGGCCCAGGCGGCCGTGCGAACGCGCtccctggagctggaggtgtgCCAGAACGAGCTGCAGAGGCGCAAGAGCGAAGCCGAGCTGCTGCGGGAGAAGTTGGCCCGCCTGGAGGACGAGACGCTGCGTCTCCACGATTCCCTGACGGCCAGCGGCGGGAAGGCCCAGTGCGTCGTCGGCCTGCCCCTCCATCAGGGGCGGGGCCTGTCCAGGCGGGCGGGGCCCAGCCCCTGCATGTACCGCGACGTGGACGACTGGCGAGGGGAGAGCGATGAAGCCAAGGCGCTGAGGCAGAACGCCGAAACTCTTCTGGGACTCAGACAACAG GTGGACAGGCTGAAGGCTGAGCTCATGTACGAGAGGAGGACAAGCGAAGAGCAGCTGTCTCGATTTGAGGATGAACGCAGGGTGTggcaggaggagaaggagaag GTGATCCGCTACCAGAAGCAGCTGCAGCAGAACTACATCCAGATGTACCGGCGCAACCGCGAGCTGGAGCGAGTGATGCGGGAGCTGAGTCTGGAGCTGGAGAACAGGGACATGGACGACTACGAAGTGCACAGCGGCAGCAACGACATCCACTTTGAGGAGATTACCGCCACTGAGATCTAA
- the sfxn3 gene encoding sideroflexin-3 — MSGDLPLNINIKEPRWDQGTFMGRAKHFFMVTDPRNVLLSSGTLEEARVIVENYRTGVVAPGLTEDQLWRAKYVYDSAFHPDTGEKMFVIGRMSAQVPMNMSITGCMLTFYRTTPAVIFWQWVNQSFNAVVNYTNRSGDAPITVNQLGATYVSATTGAVVTALGLKSLATRLPPIASRFVPFAAVAAANCINIPFMRQRELKYGIPVTDENGNRLGDSVNAAQQAITQVVVSRIGMAVPAMAIPPVIMNALEKRAFLKRFPILNAPIQVGLVGLCLVFATPLCCALFPQKSSMKVSGLEAELQDSIRQRNPATTVVYFNKGL, encoded by the exons ATGTCTGGAGATTTGCCCCTCAACATCAACATTAAAGAGCCCCGATGGGACCAGGGGACGTTCATGGGCCGCGCCAAGCATTTCTTCATGGTCACAGACCCCAGAAACGTCCTCTTGTCCTCCGGGACGCTGGAGGAGGCCCGGGTAATCGTGGAGAACTACAG AACTGGAGTGGTGGCGCCCGGTCTGACGGAGGACCAGCTGTGGCGGGCCAAATACGTGTACGACTCGGCCTTCCACCCCGACACCGGCGAGAAGATGTTTGTGATCGGTCGCATGTCCGCTCAGGTCCCCATGAACATGTCCATCACTGGCTGCATGCTCACCTTCTACAG AACCACACCAGCGGTGATCTTTTGGCAGTGGGTTAACCAGTCCTTCAACGCAGTGGTCAACTACACCAACCGCAGTGGAGACGCTCCCATCACTGTCAA TCAGCTCGGTGCGACCTACGTGAGCGCCACAACCGGCGCCGTTGTCACCGCCCTGGGCCTCAAGTCTCTGGCCACG CGTCTTCCGCCCATCGCCAGCCGCTTTGTGCCCTTCGCCGCCGTCGCTGCTGCCAACTGTATCAACATTCCGTTCATGAGACAGAG GGAATTGAAGTACGGCATCCCCGTGACCGACGAGAACGGCAACAGGTTAGGAGACTCTGTCAACGCAGCCCAGCAGGCCATCACGCAGGTGGTGGTGTCCAGGATCGGCATGGCAGTGCCAGCTATGG CTATTCCTCCCGTCATAATGAACGCGCTGGAGAAGCGAGCCTTCCTAAAG CGCTTCCCTATCCTCAACGCTCCGATCCAGGTGGGGCTCGTGGGTTTGTG CCTGGTGTTTGCCACTCCTTTGTGCTGCGCCCTGTTCCCACAAAAAAG CTCCATGAAAGTGAGCGGGCTGGAGGCGGAGCTTCAAGACAGTATACGCCAGCGCAACCCCGCCACCACCGTGGTCTACTTCAACAAGGGCCTGTAG
- the LOC133158048 gene encoding phosphoglycerate mutase 1-like, translated as MAVYKLVLIRHGESNWNQENRFCGWFDADLSETGEKEARRGGQALKDANFEFDICYTSVLKRAIRTLWLVLDAIDQMWLPVHRTWRLNERHYGGLTGLNKAETAAKHGEAQVKIWRRSFDVPPPSMGPEHDFDAIISKDRRYADLTKEQLPTCESLKDTIARALPFWNEEIAPQIKRGKRVLIAAHGNSLRGIVKHLEGMSDAAIMELNLPTGIPILYELDKNLKPVKPMQFLGDEETVRKAMAAVAAQGKAKK; from the exons ATGGCTGTCTACAAGCTGGTGCTTATTCGCCACGGCGAGAGCAATTGGAACCAAGAGAATCGCTTCTGCGGCTGGTTCGATGCTGATTTGAGCGAGACAGGAGAGAAGGAGGCAAGGAGAGGTGGACAGGCCCTGAAAG ACGCCAACTTTGAATTCGACATCTGCTACACCTCGGTGCTGAAGAGGGCCATCCGTACGCTGTGGCTGGTGCTGGATGCCATCGACCAAATGTGGCTGCCTGTGCACCGCACCTGGCGACTCAACGAGCGCCACTACGGCGGCCTGACAGGCCTCAACAAGGCCGAGACGGCCGCCAAGCACGGCGAGGCTCAGGTGAAGATCTGGAGGCGCTCCTTCGACGTGCCTCCTCCCTCCATGGGCCCTGAGCACGACTTTGACGCCATCATCAGCAAG GATCGGCGCTACGCGGACCTGACCAAGGAGCAGCTTCCCACTTGTGAGAGCCTTAAGGACACGATTGCACGTGCGTTGCCCTTCTGGAATGAGGAGATCGCCCCGCAAATCAAACGGGGAAAGCGAGTGCTCATCGCCGCGCACGGAAACAGCCTGAGGGGCATCGTGAAGCACCTGGAGG GAATGTCCGACGCGGCCATCATGGAACTCAACCTGCCCACCGGTATTCCCATCCTGTACGAGCTGGACAAAAACCTGAAGCCCGTCAAGCCTATGCAGTTCCTGGGAGATGAGGAGACCGTGCGCAAAGCCATGGCGGCTGTTGCTGCCCAGGGTAAAGcgaagaagtaa
- the LOC133158208 gene encoding PDZ domain-containing protein 7-like, producing MAHSQREMTNGGGHPHVHNGGQAGGSHSYMLKRQQKQGRRRRSSSPMGRVILINAPVQGGDDSEDIHTVTVDKTLDGRLGFSVRGGSEHGLGIFVSKVDDHSSAARAGLAVGDKLVEVNGVSLESITMSSAVKVLTGNSRLRMVVRRVGKIPGIRYSKEKTTWVDLIHRRMVVEEGGRTPSEASSDSALRRIVHLFTTSDDYCLGFNIRGGREFGLGIYVSKLDPGGLAEEHGIKMGDQILAANGVSFDDITHSNAVEVLKSHTHVMLTIREAGRYPAYKEMVAEYGWLDKLSNGSALASGSSQGYDSHSSVSSSPVSSLSGLSQLLFPPPVFGSNMVDVSISMENRPTAIATADTAIQTEASSSPNRTIGATLLLKDTVIRGEGEVGVYERERHQGPKTKVLMALSRPRKPIRRSQSHITLSGDKQKKKVEKKTHSSDDKQAKLQRSKTFLNLFFKKDRKERSPSKGQIKSCHMTDLKKQASLRHVEEMSNKLLSPDEVAAVMRHCQRFLSEKILEDLVRPLLAILDRPEKILLLRDIRMLIPPSELGRFDSMVIPFEVQAYNLLKNPSVPSPVLRSPRGGTPRRHLVTPVPDFRGGFLLQPVQNVPRAAHAIDSMEGLTLSPSQVFTPLLDVPVDTFTSSSSSSSSSSSFNCIRGGERGRSPVRRTRREASPDSTLSGRPQDFAEVSIRVSSPRRTRTPLKDIFSSPPAVTPNGHSQTPADYHISTLTISKAKPSLGISVSGGVESRIQPVIKIESVFPGGAASMNPALKAGYELLSVDDESLQGVTHQHAVDTIRRSFSNKGKEPMVLVVKVPKETPAR from the exons ATGGCTCACTCCCAGAGGGAGATGACAAATGGGGGTGGGCACCCTCACGTCCACAACGGAGGACAAGCCGGGGGGTCCCACAGCTACATGCTGAAGAGGCAACAAAAACAAGGACGCAGACGGAGGTCTTCCTCACCCATGGGCCGAGTCATCCTCATCAACGCTCCTGTACAGG GAGGAGATGACAGTGAAGACATCCACACGGTGACAGTGGACAAGACTTTGGATGGACGTCTGGGTTTCAGCGTCAGAGGCGGGTCTGAACATGGACTGGGGATTTTTGTTAGTAAGGTGGATGACCACAGCTCAGCAG CTCGAGCCGGCCTGGCCGTGGGGGACAAACTTGTGGAGGTGAACGGCGTAAGTCTGGAGAGTATCACCATGAGTAGTGCCGTGAAGGTCCTGACTGGAAACAGCCGTTTGAGGATGGTAGTGCGACGCGTGGGAAAGATTCCCGGCATACGCTACTCCAAGGAGAAGACCACGTG GGTGGACCTGATTCACAGGAGGATGGTGGTGGAGGAGGGCGGACGCACGCCGTCAGAGGCCAGCTCGGACAGCGCCCTCCGCAGGATAGTGCATCTCTTCACCACGTCAGATGATTACTGCCTGGGCTTCAACATCCGAGGAGGACGAGAGTTTGGACTGGGAATTTACGTCTCAAA GTTGGACCCGGGTGGGCTGGCGGAGGAACACGGTATCAAAATGGGGGATCAGATCCTGGCAGCCAATGGGGTCAGctttgatgacatcacacacaGCAACGCCGTGGAGGTCCTGAAGAGTCACACGCATGTCATGTTAACAATTAGG GAAGCTGGAAGATATCCTGCATATAAGGAGATGGTGGCAGAGTACGGTTGGCTGGACAAAC TTTCCAACGGGTCGGCGTTGGCGTCAGGGTCCTCCCAAGGCTACGACTCGCACTCGTCCGTCTCGTCGTCCCCCGTGAGCTCCCTCAGTGGTCTCTCccagctcctcttccctcctccTGTCTTTGGCTCCAACATGGTGGACGTGTCCATCTCCATGGAGAACCGGCCCACTGCCATCGCCACCGCTGACACGGCCATACAGACGGAGGCATCCTCCTCCCCCAACCGGACAATCGGCGCCACGCTGCTCCTGAAGGACACCGTCATACGTGGGGAGGGAGAGGTGGGCGTCTATGAGAGAGAACGGCACCAAGGTCCCAAGACCAAGGTCCTCATGGCCCTCAGTAGGCCTCGCAAGCCCATTAGACGCTCCCAGAGTCACATCACCCTGTCAGGTGAT aagcagaagaaaaaagtcgaaaaaaagacacacagcTCAGACGACAAGCAAGCCAAACTGCAGCGTTCCAAAACTTTCCTCAACCTCTTTTTCAAGAAAGATCGCAAAGAGAGGAGCCCATCCAAAGGTCAGATCAAGTCATGCCACATGACAGATTTGAAAA AGCAGGCGTCCCTGCGGCACGTGGAGGAGATGTCCAACAAGCTGCTCAGCCCGGACGAGGTGGCCGCCGTCATGAGACACTGTCAGCGG TTTCTGTCCGAGAAGATTCTGGAGGATTTGGTGCGCCCCCTGCTGGCCATCTTGGACCGGCCTGAGAAGATACTGCTTCTTCGAGATATAAG GATGCTGATTCCCCCGAGCGAGTTGGGTCGTTTTGACAGCATGGTGATACCTTTTGAGGTCCAGGCCTACAATCTTCTCAAGAATCCATC AGTACCTTCTCCAGTTCTACGTTCCCCTCGTGGTGGAACCCCTCGACGCCACCTCGTAACGCCAGTCCCAg ACTTTCGTGGCGGCTTCCTTCTCCAGCCTGTACAGAACGTGCCACGGGCCGCTCACGCGATTGACAGCATGGAGGGACTGACTTTGTCTCCGTCACAGGTGTTCACCCCCCTGCTGGACGTACCTGTCGACACTttcacctcctcttcctcttcctcctcctcctcctcgtccttcaACTGCATTAGAGGAGGCGAACGAGGAAGGTCCCCCgtcaggaggacgaggagggagGCGAGTCCAGACTCCACTTTGAGCGGTCGCCCGCAGGACTTTGCTGAAGTCAGCATACGTGTTTCCTCGCCACGACGGACCAGGACGCCCCTGAAGGATATTTTCTCAAGCCCCCCCGCGGTCACGCCTAATGGACACTCCCAGACGCCAGCAGACTACCACATCTCCACTCTGACCATCTCCAAAGCCAAACCGTCGCTAG gtaTTAGCGTGTCTGGAGGCGTCGAGTCGAGAATTCAGCCCGTCATCAAGATTGAGAGCGTCTTCCCTGGAGGAGCCGCTTCAATGAATCCCGCTCTGAAG GCCGGCTACGAACTGCTGAGCGTGGATGACGAGAGTCTGCAAGGCGTAACTCACCAACACGCCGTCGACACCATCCGCCGCTCGTTCAGTAACAAGGGCAAAGAGCCCATGGTACTGGTGGTCAAGGTCCCGAAGGAGACGCCTGCCCGCTAA